From a region of the Alosa sapidissima isolate fAloSap1 chromosome 9, fAloSap1.pri, whole genome shotgun sequence genome:
- the LOC121719371 gene encoding phosphoinositide 3-kinase regulatory subunit 6 isoform X1 gives MALWDVPNSQGSSMEPTGNYSTLSSTSAVTDAGVSTAAPESDIYRSLQAVLRELDSRHSTARVHKGMLRWTLHKKVQKNPQYNLILVKVVIKELEKAERLDCKLHIIPLLHTLIYATIQTPFIPDDLYKRMYDFCKRLLTLPQPYCTVGLTYSRQMKMERGTPGVLYQRLLVSEHSLKNDSYPLQEKVFVFADPAVLAGSLAKVLRVDIESGQGFQSPLGLMRSAVQHSLQAALGEDRCQAAALAHALQGQSLQDVEPYFQEVLSAMEHSAEASRSERSQLTDRLQTLYTEILRSSVDQAPLSHSSPCDVPLPNPEMSFHIWSEEEELWRELAKFIRSNSFCEPFSFPEDFMADLSTDLDPEMPRHSVISTDSGIERDLPEATEQVAPSSGRLSRRGGMKVKPSVTDSVALMQDALEETGACVWGAAGSGAGMLQRRAGTSAMPFPKQQQRQFTARIVMMGDDRVLGRMARAYYWFRKREARRQFLTAKINLQIYYIPVSDQTSSPAKENTSSVASSPCSLASYLGMVDPWYECNITSLGHMIPKLAKTHSSPGMTCEPNPFLSDVISYYVRTALQPVYFTIYYIKISFSNLTKEPVEEVFLSHLELDFPDFKALQASMKDMSMRQKRNSPEVYGAAISVNYRKVSLSNREVDKSLSLRASGVQICAIPPNETEDFNCLTVSFTDMKPKSSLEPKIWTCDIRIRSLERTTFTVCLDNDSRRTFKDVQSIEIAPCLDPGYCLQKTMRSKFNVADDIEAGLSKYINKRLSLPINTFAGIIH, from the exons ATGGCCCTCTGGGATGTTCCTAATAGCCAGGGCAGCAGCATGGAGCCCACAGGTAACTACTCCACTCTCAGCTCCACCTCAGCAGTCACAG ATGCTGGTGTCTCCACTGCTGCACCAGAGTCAGACATCTATCGCAGTTTGCAGGCTGTGCTCCGAGAGCTGGACAGCCGACATTCCACCGCGCGGGTACACAAAG GGATGCTGAGATGGACTCTTCACAAAAAGGTTCAGAAAAACCCACAGTACAACCTGATTTTAGTCAAGGTGGTCATCAAGGAACTAGAAAAA GCAGAGAGGTTGGACTGCAAGCTGCACATCATCCCCCTGCTGCATACCCTGATCTACGCCACCATACag aCCCCGTTCATTCCTGACGACCTCTATAAGAGAATGTATGACTTCTGTAAGAGGCTGCTGACACTGCCTCAACCATACTGCACCGTGGGCCTCACCTACTCCAGACAGATGAAGATGGAGCGGGGGACCCCAG GTGTTCTATACCAAAGACTGCTGGTTTCAGAACACAGCCTGAAGAATGACAGCTATCCTCTTCAGGAGAA GGTGTTTGTGTTCGCTGACCCTGCCGTGCTCGCGGGCTCCCTGGCGAAGGTGCTGAGGGTGGACATCGAGTCGGGCCAGGGCTTCCAGAGCCCACTGGGCCTCATGCGCTCGGCCGTGCAGCACAGCCTCcaggcagcgctcggggaggaCCGGTGCCAGGCCGCTGCGCTGGCTCACGCCCTTCAG ggtcaGTCATTACAGGATGTTGAACCGTACTTCCAGGAAGTGCTGTCGGCGATGGAGCACAGTGCGGAGGCCAGTCGGAGTGAGCGCTCCCAGCTGACCGACAGGCTGCAGACACTCTACACTGAGATCCTCAGGTCCTCAGTTGACCAAG cTCCATTGTCCCACAGCTCGCCGTGTGACGTTCCGCTTCCCAATCCGGAGATGAGCTTCCACATTtggagtgaggaggaggaacTCT GGCGAGAGCTGGCCAAGTTCATCCGCTCCAACTCCTTCTGTGAGCCCTTCTCCTTCCCGGAGGACTTCATGGCCGACCTGTCGACTGACCTGGACCCCGAGATGCCTCGCCACTCCGTCATATCCACCGACAGCGGCATCGAGCGCGACCTGCCTGAGGCGACGGAGCAGGTGGCACCCTCGTCGGGGCGGCTGTCTCGGCGCGGGGGCATGAAGGTCAAGCCCTCGGTGACGGACAGCGTGGCGCTGATGCAGGACGCGTTGGAGGAGACGGGCGCGTGCGTGTGGGGCGCCGCGGGCAGCGGGGCGGGCATGCTGCAGAGACGCGCGGGCACCAGCGCCATGCCCTTCcccaagcagcagcagcgccaGTTCACCGCCCGCATCGTCATGATGGGGGACGACAGGGTGCTGGGCAGGATGGCCAGGGCTTACTACTGGTTCAG GAAAAGGGAAGCGAGAAGGCAGTTCCTCACAGCCAAAATCAACCTGCAGATTTACTACATCCCTGTTTCTGACCAGACCAGCTCCCCAGCCAAA GAGAATACCTCAAGCGTGGCGAGCAGCCCTTGCTCCCTGGCGTCCTACTTGGGTATGGTAGATCCGTGGTACGAGTGCAACATAACCAGTCTGGGCCACATGATTCCCAAGCTTGCCAAAACG CATTCCAGCCCTGGCATGACATGTGAGCCCAACCCCTTCCTCTCTGATGTCATCTCTTACTATGTGCGCACTGCACTGCAGCCGGTCTACTTCACCATCTATTACATCAAG ATCTCATTTTCTAACCTCACAAAAGAGCCAGTAGAGGAAGTGTTCCTCTCTCATCTGGAGCTGGACTTCCCTGATTTTAAAGCCCTCCAAGCCTCTATGAAAG ACATGTCCATGAGACAGAAGAGGAATTCTCCGGAAGTCTATGGTGCCGCCATCTCAGTCAACTACAGAAAG GTGTCGCTAAGCAACAGGGAGGTTGACAAAAGCCTGTCACTGAGGGCATCTGGGGTTCAGATCTGCGCCATTCCCCCAAATGAAACCGAGG ATTTCAACTGTCTTACTGTTAGCTTTACTGACATGAAACCCAAAAGTAGCTTG GAACCAAAGATTTGGACCTGTGACATAAGAATCAGGTCTCTAGAAAGAACAACATTCACTGTTTGCCTGGACAATGACTCACGCAGGACTTTTAAAGATGTTCAAAG TATTGAGATTGCTCCCTGTCTTGATCCGGGATACTGCCTTCAAAAGACAATGAGGTCAAAGTTTAATGTCGCAGACGACATTGAGGCTGGCCTTAGCAAGTACATAAACAAGCGCCTGTCGCTGCCTATTAACACATTTGCTGGCATCATTCATTGA
- the LOC121719371 gene encoding phosphoinositide 3-kinase regulatory subunit 6 isoform X2 has product MALWDVPNSQGSSMEPTDAGVSTAAPESDIYRSLQAVLRELDSRHSTARVHKGMLRWTLHKKVQKNPQYNLILVKVVIKELEKAERLDCKLHIIPLLHTLIYATIQTPFIPDDLYKRMYDFCKRLLTLPQPYCTVGLTYSRQMKMERGTPGVLYQRLLVSEHSLKNDSYPLQEKVFVFADPAVLAGSLAKVLRVDIESGQGFQSPLGLMRSAVQHSLQAALGEDRCQAAALAHALQGQSLQDVEPYFQEVLSAMEHSAEASRSERSQLTDRLQTLYTEILRSSVDQAPLSHSSPCDVPLPNPEMSFHIWSEEEELWRELAKFIRSNSFCEPFSFPEDFMADLSTDLDPEMPRHSVISTDSGIERDLPEATEQVAPSSGRLSRRGGMKVKPSVTDSVALMQDALEETGACVWGAAGSGAGMLQRRAGTSAMPFPKQQQRQFTARIVMMGDDRVLGRMARAYYWFRKREARRQFLTAKINLQIYYIPVSDQTSSPAKENTSSVASSPCSLASYLGMVDPWYECNITSLGHMIPKLAKTHSSPGMTCEPNPFLSDVISYYVRTALQPVYFTIYYIKISFSNLTKEPVEEVFLSHLELDFPDFKALQASMKDMSMRQKRNSPEVYGAAISVNYRKVSLSNREVDKSLSLRASGVQICAIPPNETEDFNCLTVSFTDMKPKSSLEPKIWTCDIRIRSLERTTFTVCLDNDSRRTFKDVQSIEIAPCLDPGYCLQKTMRSKFNVADDIEAGLSKYINKRLSLPINTFAGIIH; this is encoded by the exons ATGGCCCTCTGGGATGTTCCTAATAGCCAGGGCAGCAGCATGGAGCCCACAG ATGCTGGTGTCTCCACTGCTGCACCAGAGTCAGACATCTATCGCAGTTTGCAGGCTGTGCTCCGAGAGCTGGACAGCCGACATTCCACCGCGCGGGTACACAAAG GGATGCTGAGATGGACTCTTCACAAAAAGGTTCAGAAAAACCCACAGTACAACCTGATTTTAGTCAAGGTGGTCATCAAGGAACTAGAAAAA GCAGAGAGGTTGGACTGCAAGCTGCACATCATCCCCCTGCTGCATACCCTGATCTACGCCACCATACag aCCCCGTTCATTCCTGACGACCTCTATAAGAGAATGTATGACTTCTGTAAGAGGCTGCTGACACTGCCTCAACCATACTGCACCGTGGGCCTCACCTACTCCAGACAGATGAAGATGGAGCGGGGGACCCCAG GTGTTCTATACCAAAGACTGCTGGTTTCAGAACACAGCCTGAAGAATGACAGCTATCCTCTTCAGGAGAA GGTGTTTGTGTTCGCTGACCCTGCCGTGCTCGCGGGCTCCCTGGCGAAGGTGCTGAGGGTGGACATCGAGTCGGGCCAGGGCTTCCAGAGCCCACTGGGCCTCATGCGCTCGGCCGTGCAGCACAGCCTCcaggcagcgctcggggaggaCCGGTGCCAGGCCGCTGCGCTGGCTCACGCCCTTCAG ggtcaGTCATTACAGGATGTTGAACCGTACTTCCAGGAAGTGCTGTCGGCGATGGAGCACAGTGCGGAGGCCAGTCGGAGTGAGCGCTCCCAGCTGACCGACAGGCTGCAGACACTCTACACTGAGATCCTCAGGTCCTCAGTTGACCAAG cTCCATTGTCCCACAGCTCGCCGTGTGACGTTCCGCTTCCCAATCCGGAGATGAGCTTCCACATTtggagtgaggaggaggaacTCT GGCGAGAGCTGGCCAAGTTCATCCGCTCCAACTCCTTCTGTGAGCCCTTCTCCTTCCCGGAGGACTTCATGGCCGACCTGTCGACTGACCTGGACCCCGAGATGCCTCGCCACTCCGTCATATCCACCGACAGCGGCATCGAGCGCGACCTGCCTGAGGCGACGGAGCAGGTGGCACCCTCGTCGGGGCGGCTGTCTCGGCGCGGGGGCATGAAGGTCAAGCCCTCGGTGACGGACAGCGTGGCGCTGATGCAGGACGCGTTGGAGGAGACGGGCGCGTGCGTGTGGGGCGCCGCGGGCAGCGGGGCGGGCATGCTGCAGAGACGCGCGGGCACCAGCGCCATGCCCTTCcccaagcagcagcagcgccaGTTCACCGCCCGCATCGTCATGATGGGGGACGACAGGGTGCTGGGCAGGATGGCCAGGGCTTACTACTGGTTCAG GAAAAGGGAAGCGAGAAGGCAGTTCCTCACAGCCAAAATCAACCTGCAGATTTACTACATCCCTGTTTCTGACCAGACCAGCTCCCCAGCCAAA GAGAATACCTCAAGCGTGGCGAGCAGCCCTTGCTCCCTGGCGTCCTACTTGGGTATGGTAGATCCGTGGTACGAGTGCAACATAACCAGTCTGGGCCACATGATTCCCAAGCTTGCCAAAACG CATTCCAGCCCTGGCATGACATGTGAGCCCAACCCCTTCCTCTCTGATGTCATCTCTTACTATGTGCGCACTGCACTGCAGCCGGTCTACTTCACCATCTATTACATCAAG ATCTCATTTTCTAACCTCACAAAAGAGCCAGTAGAGGAAGTGTTCCTCTCTCATCTGGAGCTGGACTTCCCTGATTTTAAAGCCCTCCAAGCCTCTATGAAAG ACATGTCCATGAGACAGAAGAGGAATTCTCCGGAAGTCTATGGTGCCGCCATCTCAGTCAACTACAGAAAG GTGTCGCTAAGCAACAGGGAGGTTGACAAAAGCCTGTCACTGAGGGCATCTGGGGTTCAGATCTGCGCCATTCCCCCAAATGAAACCGAGG ATTTCAACTGTCTTACTGTTAGCTTTACTGACATGAAACCCAAAAGTAGCTTG GAACCAAAGATTTGGACCTGTGACATAAGAATCAGGTCTCTAGAAAGAACAACATTCACTGTTTGCCTGGACAATGACTCACGCAGGACTTTTAAAGATGTTCAAAG TATTGAGATTGCTCCCTGTCTTGATCCGGGATACTGCCTTCAAAAGACAATGAGGTCAAAGTTTAATGTCGCAGACGACATTGAGGCTGGCCTTAGCAAGTACATAAACAAGCGCCTGTCGCTGCCTATTAACACATTTGCTGGCATCATTCATTGA
- the pik3r5 gene encoding phosphoinositide 3-kinase regulatory subunit 5, whose amino-acid sequence MQNTTCTEDRIQHALERCLDGLGHINGLPQPWNVGWCMNRWSLGELVKRDPDNFLILLQQILRKAKEVQEHCQYELVAPLALMFTSYLQQMPFCPADGELLLKAYEVFHGFLTWPEPYCGVCSSLLSTLQQELRAPGISYHRLVREEQGLTTSKHYAKTITVLLMNPSEVPVEFLSVAEQLSGVQLSRRDVYSSLIKHAFQSSLGTKYPLPSIQESLQSVSTEDLERAFSTVTKLMESAVCMSDPLKARTCLVQGLEELREKLGVPPSNGRKSGGTLQTIPVPAAKCYVFHWDKDNFDVLNNIPETDNVLSALHSSGRAEDEDGDVDEDVEEEDEDLEDMDAFMGNGCTLVDYRASTISTVSSLSTASKDSMFSTLSVASSEGSPSSLYAGQSAAGLSASGTDSDFCEEAEEDSPSERSPASTLRPGGSNHASGHGHAAKSAKTPPRLTQRLSSLFKSRSSHPLCRAKSLCSPDGRDLTASVRSKRSMSLPQQVRTSDLARLSSAQSSGPEGASMAAATAPHLRHVCFRRRPILSSDEEEEGGTTQATQLRVVVFGADHVAGRVARAYSSLRRRESRCPRLLRSFKMRFFFVPVRRDAATAAPTHTMTLSRTPSPAAQQLSVSPLRTAVSNMDLSLCAPEDSTNDIAQLLGMLDPWYERNTLSLLDLPVSVVCQQTSKIDSDSYDDSLEVRLPILADLVLYYCRQAARPTLIQLYQAELTLAGGEKRNEVFIHSLELGHTAGTRAIKAMGAASKRFGIDGDREAVPLTLEVAYNRVVISGRSSSTRAEKVCTSINLTKACKSPEELDSKMECLQLTMTEVLKRQNSKSKKGYNQQLTTTKVKVDKVQVIGASNTTFAVCLDQDEKKILQSVTRCEVSVCYKPDSSADWSRGRMLSSQIQPLHPTFCSLLCLPVSTFSGPQP is encoded by the exons ATGCAGAACACCACGTGCACCGAGGACCGGATCCAGCATGCCTTGGAGCGATGTCTGGACGGACTCGGCCACATCAACGGCCTGCCTCAACCATGGAACG ttGGATGGTGTATGAATCGATGGAGTTTGGGAGAGCTAGTCAAAAGGGACCCTGACAACTTCCTCATCCTCTTGCAGCAGATCCTGAGGAAGGCCaaagag GTCCAGGAGCACTGTCAGTATGAGCTTGTAGCGCCGCTTGCACTCATGTTCACCTCCTATCTCcagcag ATGCCCTTCTGCCCTGCTGACGGGGAGCTCCTGCTGAAAGCGTACGAGGTGTTCCATGGCTTCCTGACCTGGCCAGAGCCCTACTGTGGAGTGTGCTCTAGCTTGTTGTCCACTCTCCAACAGGAACTCCGAGCCccag GGATTTCATACCACAGGTTGGTGAGGGAGGAACAAGGCCTGACCACCTCCAAGCATTACGCAAAGACCAT TACggtgctgttgatgaacccgtCTGAGGTTCCCGTGGAGTTCCTGTCGGTGGCGGAGCAGCTAAGCGGTGTCCAGCTCTCCCGCAGGGATGTGTACAGCTCCCTCATCAAACACGCTTTCCAGTCCAGCCTGGGCACCAAGTACCCACTGCCCAGCATCCAAGAGAGCCTACAG TCTGTCAGCACGGAGGACCTGGAGAGAGCCTTCTCCACGGTAACCAAGCTCATGGAGTCGGCCGTGTGCATGTCGGACCCTCTGAAAGCCCGAACCTGTTTGGTTCAGGGCCTGGAGGAGCTCCGGGAGAAACTTGGCGTCCCACCCTCCAACGGCAGGAAATCAGGGG GCACATTACAGACGATCCCTGTCCCTGCAGCCAAATGCTACGTGTTCCACTGGGATAAGGACAATTTTG atGTTCTCAACAACATCCCAGAGACTGACAACGTGCTATCTGCTCTTCACTCCTCTGGCCGGGCCGAGGATGAGGACGGGGACGTGGACGAGGACgtggaggaggaagacgaggacCTGGAGGACATGGACGCGTTCATGGGCAACGGCTGCACGCTGGTGGACTACCGTGCCTCCACCATCTCCACCGTGTCCTCGCTGTCCACCGCCTCCAAGGACTCCATGTTCTCCACGCTGTCCGTGGCCTCGTCCGAGGGCTCGCCCTCCTCCCTCTACGCGGGCCAGTCGGCCGCCGGCCTCTCGGCCTCGGGCACGGACAGTGACTTCTgcgaggaggcggaggaggacaGCCCCTCGGAGCGGAGCCCCGCCTCCACGCTGAGGCCCGGCGGCTCCAACCACGCCTCGGGCCACGGCCACGCCGCCAAGTCGGCCAAGACGCCGCCGCGCCTGACCCAGCGTCTGTCCAGCCTGTTCAAGTCACGCAGCAGCCACCCGCTGTGCCGGGCCAAGAGCCTGTGCAGCCCTGACGGCCGCGACCTGACCGCCAGCGTGCGCTCCAAGCGCTCCATGTCGCTACCGCAGCAGGTGCGCACCTCCGACCTGGCCAGGCTGTCGTCGGCCCAGTCGTCTGGCCCCGAGGGCGCCAGCATGGCCGCCGCCACCGCGCCACACCTGCGCCACGTCTGCTTCCGGCGCCGGCCCATCCTCAGCagcgacgaggaggaggaggggggcaccACGCAGGCCACCCAGCTGCGGGTGGTGGTGTTCGGCGCTGACCACGTGGCGGGCAGGGTGGCGCGCGCCTACAGCAGCCTGCGGCGGCGCGAGAGCCGCTGCCCGCGCCTGCTGCGCTCCTTCAAGATGCGCTTCTTCTTCGTGCCCGTCAGGAGGGACGCGGCCACAGCggcgcccacacacaccatgacactcTCCAGGACGCCCAGCCCGGCCGCCCAGCAGCTCTCCGTCAGCCCGCTGAGAACGGCCGTCTCTAATATG GACCTGAGTCTGTGTGCCCCAGAAGACAGCACTAATGATATCGCTCAGCTGCTGGGGATGCTGGACCCCTGGTACGAGCGCAACACACTCAGCCTGCTCGACCTGCCCGTCAGTGTGGTGTGCCAG CAAACGTCGAAGATAGACTCGGACTCGTACGATGATTCCCTGGAAGTGCGTCTGCCGATCCTAGCAGACCTGGTGCTGTACTACTGCCGGCAGGCCGCTCGGCCCACCCTCATCCAGCTCTACCAGGCAGAG CTCACATTAGCTGGTGGCGAGAAGAGGAACGAGGTGTTCATTCACTCCCTGGAACTAGGCCACACAGCTGGGACACGCGCCATCAAGGCCATGG GTGCTGCGAGCAAGAGGTTTGGGATCGATGGGGACCGTGAAGCCGTGCCTCTGACGCTGGAGGTGGCATATAACAGG GTTGTTATTAGTGGCAGAAGTAGTTCTACGAGGGCAGAGAAGGTCTGCACGTCTATCAACCTAACAAAGGCCTGCAAGAGCCCGGAGGAGCTCG ACTCAAAGATGGAGTGTCTGCAGCTGACAATGACTGAAGTGCTTAAGAGGCAGAACTCCAAATCGAAGAAGGGCTACAATCAG CAACTCACCACTACTAAAGTGAAAGTGGACAAGGTGCAGGTCATTGGCGCCAGCAACACCACATTTGCTGTGTGCCTGGACCAGGATGAGAAGAAGATTCTACAAAGTGTCACCAG GTGTGAAGTGTCTGTGTGCTATAAGCCGGACAGCTCGGCGGACTGGTCGCGTGGCCGGATGCTGTCCTCTCAGATCCagcccctccaccccacctTCTGCTCCCTGCTCTGCCTGCCCGTGTCCACCTTCAGTGGGCCTCAGCCctga